The Vicia villosa cultivar HV-30 ecotype Madison, WI unplaced genomic scaffold, Vvil1.0 ctg.000422F_1_1, whole genome shotgun sequence DNA window CATCAgctttttgttgattttatttatCTCAAAATCAATTAGtatcataattaattaatcataatAAGTTAAAAAAATCCCCAAATCTGCATCTTTTTCTCCAAcgaaaaatgaagatgaagatcttcatcttcttcccataCCCAAAACACAGAAACGTTTTCATCTTCTAAAATCATTAACAAAACCACCACCACCAGCGCCACCACCAATCCTCAATCCACCGCAACCAAACCCACCCTTTTTCCCTCCCACACTCTCTCCCACCCAACACTACACCCACTTCTTCCACTTCCTCAACAGCCTGGGTACGAAAAGAGAAAACATTTTTCTACCCAATCTTCATTCACGTTTTCATCCTCTTCCTTCTTCCATATTCTTTTCCTCCCATTCTTTAAAATAGTAAACAACATACAAATATTTATACAGCAAAATTAAAAGATGGATGATACCTGAAGATGGAGACGACAATGTTTTATTTCCAGTGATGGGAGCGTGTGGATTCGTGACGGTGCGCGGCAATTTCAGGATGGGGCGACTTTGGTGCGAAGGTGTCGCTGCGGGATTGGGTTGTTGTTGAGACAACGGTGGCACGAGATCTGGAAACAGCAAACCCTAGATTTCAAGAAAAATGTTTCTGTGTTTTGGGTATGAGAAGAAGATGCAGATTTGGGGATTTTTTTAACTTattatgattaattaattatgataCTAATTGATTTTGAGataaataaaatcaacaaaaagcTGATGGCCGAGTGGATGAATGCTTGTATGAACAACATGGTGATCTTGGGTTCAATTCCCACTAGAATCAATTTTTGGAGCAtaattttatgttttaacaaGAAAGATAAAACAACAATGCCATATCAGCAATTCTCAGAAGCCACGTAGACAAATTCCTAaagtccagtcagccaaacaagaaaCAGGGGGGTCTGGGGGGCAAAACCGGATCTGGGGGGGCAAAACCGGatctcgccctaatggcaggggatGAATTGCATTTAACCCTATGTTAAACAATAGACAAGTCAAATGTGTGTCTAAGCACCAAATAGGAAAGTTATATTTTCTACTAGAACTTATACTTCAATAATTGTGAATACGCTAGCCAATAGAATAATGTAGAGTAGTGCATTTTACTCCCATTACTCAAGAGTAGGATTTTACTCTCATTGATCTAATGAGCTTTGCTCTTGAAGTTTAAAGAGTTTCAGCgtcatatatattatatacacCACTGCCAGTTTTAATACTTCATGATGTGATTCTAGTGTCTTCGTCAAGCATGAAGAAGTTGGGGGTTCTAAGTACTTTTGATACTTCTTGTGCAAGTTTGATGCAAGAATTTTTGTACATATTACGGATTGACCTTGGTGTTTTCATGAATCATATGTTAAAAACTAGATAAGTTAAATGTGTATCTAACACAAAATAGGAAGACAGCAgtgcacaatatatatatatatatatatatatatatatatatatatatatatatatatatatatatatatatatatatatatatatatatatatatatatatatatatatatatgaggagggttatattgactccaagagtaagtgttcaacacttactccaaatcataaccattgattttcattaatctaacggttttaattgatcatttaatttaattatttttggaaatatttttttatataaaactttaattaaaaccgttggattaatgataatcaatggttatgatttggagtaagtgttgaacacttactcttggagtcaatataaccctcctctatatatatatatatatactagtatatGACCCGCGCGTTGCGCGGTTGAACTATGATATATTATTAtcattgtatataatattttaaactttaaaatattgttactatatttattattatgactataaaatctataaaaaatatatatattaaatgatgaTAATTTATGATTACACATTTAGATacgaatataataataaaaataattaattaatatattttattattaattaaaatttgtatCAAAATTCAAGACAATAAGTGACTGAATAAATATAACTAAAAGATAGGAGttatataatagaaaaaaaatagcTGAAAATTTATTAGTTATATTTAGATATTTATTCAATCAAtgacatttttaaattattaactttTGATATTGTATTTACTTTAATTTTGTAATCTTTCACTATTCTCCTaagtattaattttttaaaaatatttttcaatattttaaattattcattaatttcattcattaatattcatttcattattgttactattaaaaaatatttttatttatttaacctcttattaatttaacataaaaaatgattatttaaataatttatatagtaTTTATGGATTTAAATTCgtaaaatttattaaacatttgtgtagataattattttaaaaaaattcaatataaaattaataaaagagaaTGATTTTTTAACGTTGCAGAGAAATTTTTTTattgagttttttaaaattatatatatatatatatatatatatatatatattattcatgtgtaaattttttattcatattaaaattgattttatttattctctaTTAtagattatttataaaaaaattgttattgtAAGTTATTGACGTAGTATTATGttgtaaataagaaaaataattttttatatttaaggtGATATAAGgttcatattttatattattattattatacacaaatttattttataaaattaggtaatgaaattaattttatccaaataatcttaaactataaaaagaaacatttttaataatgattactCTAATTTAGatagttaaataaattattaagataaaataaatataatttaaagaaaTATCCATACCACCAttacaaaaattatataaattaagctattattaagataaaataagtacaaaatataaaaaacaattaaaattaattacaaaTATCTAAACttatataataacaaaaatagattaaatatttaaataaataataaatcattataaTATCATTAATATTCTTGATTCTAACAAAAACCTAGATGAACATGAAGGAAACTTAAAAATGATTTGTAGCTAATTTACAATTAGCTGTGAAATTGAAACCAAATATAAACCTCCGCTCCTActaaatcagagttcttcaaacacaTTTTCAACATGCGAAGATAATCTACAATAACATTAATCTTTTACTATGACAAACAACAATTTAACCATCATACCTTTAAATAACAAAATTACATTCAACTTGTAATTCTAAAACATAATACTTCGAAGACTTATTACTTTTCAACATATTTTATATTCAGCTCCTattaaatcagagttttcaaacaTATTTCCAACATGCAAGATTTTTTAATGTTACTTCAAACAACATATATGATAAATTCTTAGAAAGAGAGAAAAACTATAAAACTATTAGTTTTATAACTTATACATTAAAATTCGTATGAAGGTAAACAATAAAAATCTCATATCTCGTTGAAAAAAATATACAATATTGTTTTTCATATATAATGTTtgaattttaatattagattagtattattttaattattattattatattaatcattttaattattattattattttaattattattattgttgttgttatgattattattattttaattatttatattttgtcaatTTAATAACTAATAAATTTAAGATTGtgacaataaatatatatatatatatatatatatatatatatatatatatatatatattacttattatttatttatattattattaatattatttttgtaatgattattattattattattattattattattattattattattattattgttgttgttgttatgattattattattattttaattattaatattatgtcaATTCAATATAACTAATAGATTTCAGATTGtggcaataaatatatatattacttattatttatattattattattaatggtattattattattattaattttagtattattatatttattcttaATGTGAGGTTAAATTAGTAAAGTTAAAATTAGGGTGTGAGGTCAAATTAgtaaaattagaattaaaatttgAGCTTAGAGTTGCTATCaggttgacatgtggctagggaaatttattttataaaattaggtaatgaaattaattttatccaaataatcttaaactataaaaagaaacatttttaataatgattactCTAATTTAGatagttaaataaattattaagataaaataaatataatttaaagaaaTATCCATACCACCAttacaaaaattatataaattaagctattattaagataaaataagtacaaaatataaaaaacaattaaaattaattacaaaTATCTAAACttatataataacaaaaatagattaaatatttaaataaataataaatcattataaTATCATTAATATTCTTGATTCTAACAAAAACCTAGATGAACATGAAGGAAACTTAAAAATGATTTGTAGCTAATTTACAATTAGCTGTGAAATTGAAACCAAATATAAACCTCCGCTCCTActaaatcagagttcttcaaacacaTTTTCAACATGCGAAGATAATCTACAATAACATTAATCTTTTACTATGACAAACAACAATTTAACCATCATACCTTTAAATAACAAAATTACATTCAACTTGTAATTCTAAAACATAATACTTCGAAGACTTATTACTTTTCAACATATTTTATATTCAGCTCCTattaaatcagagttttcaaacaTATTTCCAACATGCAAGATTTTTTAATGTTACTTCAAACAACATATATGATAAATTCTTAGAAAGAGAGAAAAACTATAAAACTATTAGTTTTATAACTTATACATTAAAATTCGTATGAAGGTAAACAATAAAAATCTCATATCTCGTTGAAAAAAATATACAATATTGTTTTTCATATATAATGTTtgaattttaatattagattagtattattttaattattattattatattaatcattttaattattattattattttaattatttatattttgtcaatTTAATAACTAATAAATTTAAGATTGtgacaataaatatatatatatatatatatatatatatatatatatatatatatatattacttattatttatttatattattattaatattatttttgtaattattattattattattattattattattattgttgttgttatgattattattattattttaattattaatattatgtcaATTCAATATAACTAATAGATTTCAGATTGtggcaataaatatatatattacttattatttatattattattattaatggtattattattattattaattttagtattattatatttattcttaATGTGAGGTTAAATTAGTAAAGTTAAAATTAGGGTGTGAGGTCAAATTAgtaaaattagaattaaaatttgAGCTTAGAGTTGCTATCaggttgacatgtggctagggttgccatcatgacaaccttgcatttatatatatatatatatatatatatatatatatatatatatatatatatatatatatatatatatatatatatatatatatatatatatatatatatatatatatatatatatatatatatatatatatatagggtggTAGCTTCCAAAAATGGTAAGAATTACACATCACATATAAATGAGACAACTACCAAAAGAAAATATTTCAGAACTTGGGTTCTCTCTTTAATATACCattgattaaaacaaaaaaaaaaaggttaaatcCAAAGATTACTCaatatatattatttgagttATTGTGATTGAGTTAGAATTTGCATTGATGATAATCCTTGAcaataattagaaaaaaaaatgttataagtTTTTTAAATGATACAAATGGTCAAGTTATAATTTTGATtgcaatataaatatttatatttatattaagggTCCTGTTAACCAGTGCCTTGGGGGCACCGGATAAGAAGCattaaatgaattttaattatattttttattttttaaaaatgataattaaatatatttaattattagatTCACTTAAATTATTTCATTCACTCATTTTCTCTTTCATACACTACAAAATTTATACAcgtgaaattaaataaaatttaggaTTCAAATATTACAATCTCATTTCAATATATAACTAATAAtgtattttgaaattaaaaatcaGTAAGTATTGCAAATTaaagagtaatgctattcttacacccaaaacttacaccaatacttacaccaaatactgttcaccgtatttatacggtgaacagtgttttttaaataaaataataatatttataaaaaatatttttttatttttaaaattacggacgacactgttcatgtacggacgtgcattaaccaacttcattactgaattaaccaagtttttacactatattaaccaagtttgatgactgcgaaaaattatttttaatacatggatgttgcattaaccaacttcattactgcattaaccaaatttttacactgcattaaccaagtttggtgactgctaaaaattatttttaatacctgaatgttgcattaaccaacttcattactgtattaaccaagtttttacattgcattaaccaaatttgagtaatgttaatcttacacccatgaacagtactttacagtagtcatcaaatttggttaatgcaatgtaaaaatttggttaatgcagtaatgaagttggttaatgcaatatccatgtattaaaaataatttttagcagttatcaaacttggttaatgcagtgtaaaaaattggttaatgcagtaataaagttggttaatgcacgaccgtacatgaacagtgtgatccttaattttaaaaataaaaaattattattttattttaaaaaacactgttcaccgtataaatacggtgaacaatgtttggtgtaagtattggtgtaagtgttgggtgtaagaataacattactcCAAATTAAATATGCAGCAACAAttagaaaatttcaaattttttatggtttagaaaatttcaaatttttttgtctTAAATAATACTTTTTGTCTTAAATGACACTATTATTAAagtctttttttaaataatattaatgcaTTCAAGATACAATTAATGATCCTTAACGAGTGCCccgggggcactcgttagcattgcccttatattttttttttttgacaaagatAAACTTAactttcattaatcaaataagAGGAGATACAAAGAGGAATTTCATCAAGCAATATGCGTCGagtccaagaattggccgccttagcttAGGTATGGGCAACCAAATTCGCTTGACGCTTTacaaacttaacctcaaagttgGGAAAATCTAAAAGTAACAACTTAATAGAGTCAATAATAACATTAAACTCGAAATTACCACAAGAATTTGACTTAAGACCATGAACAAGCAACTGAGAATCACTCTAAAAAATAACATGAGAAAAGTGGAAGTTTATAACCCCTCGAATAGCTTCCTTGAGGGCCAAGGCCTCCGCTTCAAGGATGGAAAAGGTTCCGCGGTCCCAAGCCGTACCGGCAACAACAAAGTCCCCATGATCATCACGAAGACACCAACCACGGTTCGTTGTCCCTAAAATCTGATTAAAACCCGCATCCACATTACACTTAAAGGTTCCACTTGGTGTTAGGCTCCAATGTAACGAGTTCTCAAGAGTAACGGTAGTCTGACGAACTTGTTGGGCTGAAAACCATTCTTGCCATTTGTGAAAGGCGAGCCAACCAAGATTAGAAGCTTCTTCCTTCTCCTTGTTCCATAACCAATCATTCCTATTCTTCCACAACCCCTCTATCATAACCGCAACTCTACCTGCAGTATTTCTGTCTTCCTTGCAACAAATATCAAAGATTATAGATTTAACATCCTGAAAAGAGTGGAGACGGGGAGATATAACATTAaacaaacctgctgcccgccaagAGGAAATCACATCCGGGCACCCAAAAAAAACATGCCAATCATCTTCGTAATTACTATCACAAGACGGACAATTAGGAAcacaaggaacatgatgaatACAGAGACACACTCTCGTCGGAAGGCAATCCCTACAAATTCTCCAAAGAAGATGTTTAACTCTAGCCGGTGCCACAATCCCCTATAAGCTATTCCAATTACCATTTTCGGTCACCCTACTGTTTCTATTCCTCGCCTTCACCCAGATACGATACCCCGATCTGACACTATAAGACTCATGATGTTCTTCCTTCCAAACCAATCGGTCCATCATAACATCTTCCAAAAGAGGGACTTGCAAAATATCTTTAATTACTGGAGGATCAAAGACCTCACGAAGAACCCTCATATTCCACTGTTTAACATTAGACAACAACAAATCTTTAACAGTAATGGTATAGACTTCGTGCCTTTAAGGTCCACTCAAGCAACCCTCACGAGCACCACGGATCCACGGTtcattcatgacttttatgttgcTCCCATCCCCAATACTCCACCTACAACCTAAAGAGAGAACCTCTCGAGCCTTCCAAACACTTCTCCAAACAAAGCTGAGATTGTAACCAAGGGTAGCATAAAAAAAAGACGTTCTCGGAAAGTACCTTGCTTTGAATATTCTGGACACAAGAGCTGCAGGGTTAGACATGAGAAACCAGCCCTATTTGGCAACCATAGCCATATTAAAAGTTTTAAAGTCCCGGAATCCCAAACCACCTTCTGCCTTAGGACATGTCAGTTTGTCTCACGCCATCCACCTAATCCCCTTACTATTCGAACCACCTCCCCACCAGAAGGAATTAATCATTCTCTCAATGTCATTGATCACAACATTCGGAATAAGAAAGATACTCATAATATAGGCTGGAACTGCCTGGAGAACCGACTTTATCATAGTTTCTTTACCAGCTCTGGACAAAGACCTTCCTCTCCATGAATTAATATGTTTCCAGATGCGGTCCTTAATGAAGGAAAATGTTGCCTTTTTACTCCTACCTATCAAAGAAGACAGCCCCAGATAGTTTCCGATACCTAACACATGACGAACACCCATAACCTTTGCAAGATCCTCTTGCGCGGGAATGCTCAGGTTACGACTAAAGAACACCTCCGACTTTGTCAGATTAATCTCCTGACCAGCCGCCTTAGCATATAAATCAAGAATCTTCATGATATGATGAACTTCAGATAGATTggccctgcaaaataaaaaacaatcgtcagcaaaaagcagatGGGACACACTGGGTGCCCCTCTGCAAACTTGGATGCCATGGATATCGCTCCTGGCCACGAAACTCTTAATAAGGGTAGTAAGACCTTctgataaaataataaagagaTAAGGAGACAGTGGGTCTCCTTGCCTTAAGCCTCTTCCTGGTTCTATAGGTCCAATACTGTCAGTGTTAACAAACACAGAATAGTTCACCGAAGTAACGCACATCATAATCCAGTGGATCCATTTATCCACAAAACCCAATCTCATCAACATCCCCTTCAAGAAACCCCAGTCCACCCTATCGTAAGCCTTACTAATATCAATCTTTAGAGCCAACGACGCTTTCCTACCACTCGTCTTCCTCTTGAGATGATGGATGATTTCGGAAGCAATCATCGCATTATGTAAGATAGATCTACCTTCCACAAAGCATTGCCCTTATATTAAAGAGAAAGGCTAATCATACACTAAATGTTGACAACTACACCGTAGTTGTCTACGGTTTTGTATGTTTATCatgtataataattatattttatttatttctcatGCAAACAAATACATAATCATGCTGCAATTCATAGGGTGTAAGATACGGTGTATGTTTTTCTAGTGTCAAAATAGCAAGGCTCTAtattaaatagtaaaaaatttaagttttcaaaatttttatcCTATGGTTGAGGTTTTATCACATCATCATCCTATATGAATCCGAAAATAACAAGCAAAAAAAGGGGACACCACGTAAAAAAGCCCTACGATACATCCATGTACCTACATAAAGAGGAAAAAAACGGTTCAGTTATGACTCAGCCCAAACATCACACAACTCACCACAATTCCACGATTTTCTCAGTCCTTCTTACTCCCTAAATTTTCTCTAACAGCTCACCACTCCTCACTCCACCAAATCAGTAGCAAAACATTCCCCAAATTTCTCTAACCATATCACAAATGTCCACAATTTTTTTACATTTCACAAATGAAAAGGAAGCAAGCAACTCATGAAAAATATTCTAATAAGGTAAAACTGTATTCTGACATATCACATGTAAATTAGACAACTGATACAGACCATTACTAGAATACTACCAGAACAAAATATCTCACTCAGACCCTAGAATTAAAAATTGCAAAGGACTTAATTTTTGTCACATGCACTTTTAAATATTTCATCTCTATCTGATATTGAATGAAGCATGTTTTGCAAGGGTTCATTGTGAGGAAAACATTACAGCAGCCTGTAGAAACCAACAAATGATACAAAATTGAGAATAGTAATGTAAATAATAAgagaaatttataattaatggTGAAAGATTTCAATGGTTGTTAACAACATAAAATATAATCTCAACTCTAACtaacaaataaatgaaaaataacatAGCAATTTATCAGGTCGCATGCATACACCGAATTTATTAAGCTATAGATTGCATTTGAGTCTCTAATTCTGGTCCCATAGCACAACATCTACAGAGGCCATATCAAGCTCTCAACATAGACATCTTCTGTCACCATCTCACCTTGGATGTTTTTCTGAAAATTAGGAATCTTAAAAGTATTGTTTATGGAATCATAAATCACCAAACCATATTTCTCATTAAAAAAATCCACCAGCACTTGATCATCCTTTGAAATATATAATGCTCTGGAATAACCATAAACACCACATTCTTTCGTGTAAGGAACGCTTACCAATTTAGTCCAAGACTTTTCATTTCCAAATTCTTTCATAATCCAAACATCAGAAAACTCGTTCCTTTGAAAAACAATTGACAAACAGCCCCTCAATATCCCGAAGCTAATAAAAGACGTAATAACATCAAAGGCAGGAATCAAAAGTTTTTGATAGGACTCTTTCTCCAAATCAAGAGAAACAATGAGACGCGTGCGAGAGGCCGAATCATATGTCAACCAATTAACGGAGTCATTCAGAAATATTCCCCGAGGCATAGGAGTGAGTCTAGGACCTGGAAAGTCCTGAATCCTTCGCCAACAATCGGTACCTACAATATGAACATGGACTTCTTTGTTGCTACCAAGGAGATTAAGAGCAACAATCTTATAATTATTAGTGAAACGATCATGCAGTAAGGTAAATTCGCTTTGAACAAAACTTTGGTCTGGAACTGGAAATATTATTGGaggcaattttttgaattttctaatAGAAGGGTTACACAATATAGCTGAAGAACTACCTATCTTAAAACATATCATGCCGTCACAAATGGAAGATCTCATACCACCATAGTCTTCTTTGATAAGAATCTCTACGATAGAGTAGTTGACCTGTTGGACGGTGGTAGTTGAGGCGGAGCCGAAGATAGAGGAGATCGGAGAATGACATAGAACGAACTCCTTTGGGGAATGAATAGGGGTTCGGATGAGGTGGTGGCGTTCATGGTTAGAGGTTGACAAGCGGAGTTGCTTGTTGGCGAAGTTGGAATCCCGGGAGATAAGAGAATTCCATGATTTGCAGACGCAGCGGAGTTGAAGGAGGTGTTTCACGGATAGTCGACACAGTATTTCTTCGATCAGATCGAATGAAAGAGGTGGCGCGTGAAGGGAATTGCTGAGAGACAGTGATGTTAGGGCTGTGGTTGTTTCCTCCGGAGAAGAACAAGCGGTGTCATTTAGGGCACCGCATTTGCTACCTCCCAATCCCATCACATGAAAACCCTAACGAAGAAGGTTAGGAGAGTGACGATGAGAGTACAGTAGTACTACTAACCGTTTTATAAACTTATTTATTTCTAGGGTTCGGTTAACTTGGCACATTTTAAGGATACTTTGACTAAAAAATTTGACTGAAAATAAAATTagatttcaaatttttaaaaattgattgtaTATTTTGGAGTCAAATTACTAATACCCTAAGATTTTTC harbors:
- the LOC131628063 gene encoding F-box/kelch-repeat protein At3g23880-like — protein: MGLGGSKCGALNDTACSSPEETTTALTSLSLSNSLHAPPLSFDLIEEILCRLSVKHLLQLRCVCKSWNSLISRDSNFANKQLRLSTSNHERHHLIRTPIHSPKEFVLCHSPISSIFGSASTTTVQQVNYSIVEILIKEDYGGMRSSICDGMICFKIGSSSAILCNPSIRKFKKLPPIIFPVPDQSFVQSEFTLLHDRFTNNYKIVALNLLGSNKEVHVHIVGTDCWRRIQDFPGPRLTPMPRGIFLNDSVNWLTYDSASRTRLIVSLDLEKESYQKLLIPAFDVITSFISFGILRGCLSIVFQRNEFSDVWIMKEFGNEKSWTKLVSVPYTKECGVYGYSRALYISKDDQVLVDFFNEKYGLVIYDSINNTFKIPNFQKNIQGEMVTEDVYVESLIWPL